From Pseudonocardia autotrophica, one genomic window encodes:
- a CDS encoding MadB family AAA-type ATPase: MSPTTAFDSPEALTEALAAENYVIDPEFAVVVHLATALERPLLLEGPAGVGKTELASSLAAASGRRLVRLQCYEGLDDGRALYEWDYGKQLMHVQMLRDRIGELLSGTTTMAEASARLQTEDTGLYTEHFLSTRPLLEAVLSPDPVVLLVDEVDRTEESMEALLLEVLAEQQVTVPEIGTFTARSIPWVVLTSNDTRELSPALKRRCLHFAVGFPTPERETEIVSRRAPQVAPEVVTDVVELAHLLRGFPLRKSPSISEVIDAARAAAVLGLRSAGELEKVRPALLSALLKYGSDRELAVRRLDDDEPGPGIVPTAGSDRPDTAASTTAGAFGAGRAASTGSRAAADRNRRGGRR, translated from the coding sequence GTGTCCCCCACTACCGCGTTCGACAGCCCCGAGGCGCTGACCGAGGCCCTGGCAGCCGAGAACTACGTCATCGATCCCGAGTTCGCCGTCGTGGTCCACCTGGCGACCGCGCTGGAGCGGCCGCTGCTGCTGGAGGGACCGGCCGGTGTCGGCAAGACCGAGCTGGCCTCCTCGCTCGCCGCGGCGAGCGGCAGACGGCTGGTCCGGCTGCAGTGCTACGAGGGTCTCGACGACGGCCGTGCCCTCTACGAGTGGGACTACGGCAAGCAGCTGATGCACGTCCAGATGCTGCGCGACCGGATCGGCGAGCTGCTGTCCGGGACGACGACGATGGCCGAGGCGTCCGCCCGGCTGCAGACCGAGGACACCGGTCTCTACACCGAGCACTTCCTGTCCACCCGGCCGCTGCTGGAAGCGGTGCTCTCCCCGGACCCGGTGGTGCTGCTGGTCGACGAGGTGGACCGCACCGAGGAGTCGATGGAGGCGCTGCTGCTGGAGGTGCTCGCCGAGCAGCAGGTCACGGTCCCCGAGATCGGTACCTTCACCGCCCGCTCGATCCCGTGGGTGGTGCTCACCTCGAACGACACCCGCGAGCTGTCGCCCGCGCTCAAACGCCGCTGCCTGCACTTCGCGGTGGGCTTCCCGACCCCCGAGCGGGAGACCGAGATCGTGTCCCGGCGCGCACCGCAGGTGGCTCCCGAGGTCGTCACCGACGTGGTGGAGCTCGCGCACCTGCTGCGCGGCTTCCCGCTGCGCAAGTCGCCGTCGATCTCGGAGGTCATCGACGCCGCCCGGGCCGCCGCGGTGCTCGGCCTCCGGTCGGCGGGCGAGCTGGAGAAGGTGCGGCCAGCGTTGCTGTCCGCGCTGCTCAAGTACGGCTCGGACCGGGAGCTCGCGGTCCGCAGGCTGGACGACGACGAGCCCGGCCCCGGCATCGTGCCCACCGCCGGCAGCGACCGGCCGGACACCGCGGCGAGCACCACGGCCGGGGCCTTCGGCGCCGGGCGGGCCGCCTCCACCGGGTCCCGCGCGGCCGCCGACCGGAACCGCCGGGGCGGCCGGCGGTGA
- the madC gene encoding MadC family VWA domain-containing protein, which produces MTAPDRPGPGTSGPGASAPGLPRPGGFAPARDTGPWVLSVLSAAFTRVLRTQRVAVSPAEAIEVRRVLAMLGASDLDRLRTGLRAVTVAYAHERPGFERAFDAFFGQLPGTGGDGGDGPGPRGPAAEGLPTDLELADGDDPLGRYADHDPDSADVGDLLDAPEQEKGFNPHRDDDDFSLGGSDRDLSVSSADDRGRRGTTHTVDLERAGAAVGKELTSGSTAQASGRIDLDDPEAILAWLAGYDPHSVYADGPAGELLSATQLGRLVDAITEFVAQLAERTGTGAGAPAPPDTDRSPEPADMQRACHELLHRMRGAPRRVPREHARGPLDVRHTVRRSMRTDGVPFHLLVRRKVPDRVRLLVVADVSLSVRSITAFVLRLARTLHRQAFRCRVLAFVDTPVDVTGLLLPATDDRALAAVLAAPGLDIDATSDYGRVLSGINEEFADAVNARTAVLFVGDARSNGLPPGAEELRRLARRAYRVGWITPEPRRYWNQASCAMGEYAEIVDHVLVARDADELLAGAGELGHALS; this is translated from the coding sequence GTGACGGCACCGGACCGCCCCGGACCCGGCACCTCCGGACCCGGCGCCTCCGCTCCCGGGCTTCCGCGGCCGGGCGGCTTCGCACCGGCCCGCGACACCGGGCCGTGGGTGCTCTCGGTGCTCTCGGCGGCGTTCACCCGGGTGCTGCGGACGCAGCGGGTCGCTGTATCGCCCGCCGAGGCGATCGAGGTCAGGCGGGTACTCGCGATGCTCGGCGCGTCCGACCTGGACCGGTTGCGCACCGGGCTGCGCGCGGTCACCGTCGCCTACGCACACGAGCGCCCCGGTTTCGAGCGCGCCTTCGACGCGTTCTTCGGGCAGCTGCCCGGCACCGGCGGGGACGGCGGAGACGGTCCCGGCCCGCGCGGGCCCGCCGCCGAGGGGCTGCCGACCGACCTGGAACTCGCCGACGGCGACGATCCACTCGGCCGCTACGCCGATCACGACCCGGACAGCGCCGACGTCGGCGACCTGCTCGACGCACCGGAGCAGGAGAAGGGCTTCAACCCGCATCGTGACGACGACGACTTCTCGCTCGGCGGGTCCGACCGGGACCTGTCGGTGTCCTCGGCCGACGACCGTGGCCGGCGCGGGACGACGCACACCGTGGACCTGGAGCGGGCCGGGGCAGCTGTCGGCAAGGAGCTGACGTCGGGATCGACGGCTCAGGCGTCGGGGCGGATCGACCTCGACGACCCGGAGGCGATCCTGGCGTGGCTCGCCGGGTACGACCCGCACTCCGTCTACGCCGACGGCCCGGCGGGCGAGCTGCTCTCGGCGACCCAGCTGGGCAGGCTCGTCGACGCGATCACCGAGTTCGTCGCCCAGCTCGCCGAACGGACCGGGACCGGCGCCGGGGCCCCAGCCCCGCCGGACACCGACCGTTCCCCCGAACCCGCCGACATGCAGCGGGCCTGCCACGAACTGCTGCACCGGATGCGCGGTGCGCCGCGCCGGGTGCCGCGCGAGCACGCGCGCGGGCCGCTGGACGTCCGGCACACGGTCCGGCGCAGCATGCGCACCGACGGGGTGCCGTTCCACCTGCTGGTCCGCCGGAAGGTGCCGGACCGGGTGCGGCTGCTCGTCGTCGCCGACGTGTCGCTGTCGGTCCGGTCGATCACCGCGTTCGTGCTGCGCCTGGCCCGCACGCTGCACCGGCAGGCGTTCCGCTGCCGGGTGCTGGCCTTCGTCGACACCCCGGTCGACGTCACCGGGCTGCTGCTGCCCGCGACCGACGACCGGGCGCTCGCCGCGGTGCTCGCCGCACCCGGCCTGGACATCGACGCCACCAGCGACTACGGCCGGGTGCTGAGCGGGATCAACGAGGAGTTCGCCGACGCGGTGAACGCCCGGACCGCGGTGCTGTTCGTCGGCGACGCGCGGTCGAACGGGCTGCCGCCGGGCGCCGAGGAGCTGCGCAGGCTGGCCCGCCGGGCGTACCGGGTCGGCTGGATCACCCCGGAGCCGCGCCGCTACTGGAATCAGGCGTCGTGCGCGATGGGCGAGTACGCGGAGATCGTCGATCACGTCCTGGTCGCCCGGGACGCCGACGAGCTGCTGGCCGGAGCCGGGGAACTCGGTCACGCGCTGTCCTGA
- a CDS encoding ABC transporter substrate-binding protein: MPLSRRSFLRVTGAAAALAGIPALAACGGTADAAAPPLTVVFAGAGPLPPPDPHQVWRPVDRARAAAVADTLMVWSPEMRAVPHLAESVEPDPTGTRWRIRLRAAVAHDGRPITAADALASLRRIADPDTGASAAPLLRGVDLTASRAVSPTELEIVLGAPDFLFPLVLGAPGTGIVRDGDGAAPIGTGAFRPHPVGPEVLLRHDAHWLGAAASPEVRFLVDDDEEHRYQSLLDRRVDYAHDLFPHSVRRIMGRTGTRILSAPGSATRFLEVGSGRADRLGRADLGGGDPGPDGGGAPGELFDDPRLREAVRLGIDREALVRRVLLDLGAPGDDLFGPGLEYHPADVPPVVRDVGRASELVAAAGAAGVTVPLLFDPFDPLSRPAAAVIGEQLEEIGLFAELREPDPTGAEPTPGIAFRRVPAQPIPLQLRVAADGSSPVPGPTTGGDGGRGVGSGVDRGIDRATGPGGYLGPDGSVGPEGDIGPDGGVGPDGEPIGPPPAERPFAPREDVARLLAEATATPDEAARSDALRRAHVLLRDAATVWADCDEHVGISADLDGVEAARPDTARWARFDRARLG; this comes from the coding sequence GTGCCCCTGAGCCGTCGTTCGTTCCTGCGCGTCACCGGCGCCGCGGCCGCACTGGCCGGGATCCCCGCACTCGCCGCCTGCGGTGGGACCGCGGACGCCGCTGCGCCGCCGCTCACCGTGGTGTTCGCCGGAGCCGGCCCGCTCCCGCCGCCGGACCCGCACCAGGTGTGGCGGCCGGTGGACCGGGCCCGCGCGGCCGCCGTCGCGGACACGCTGATGGTCTGGTCGCCGGAGATGCGGGCGGTGCCGCACCTCGCCGAGTCGGTGGAGCCGGACCCGACGGGCACCCGATGGCGGATCCGGCTGCGGGCCGCCGTCGCGCACGACGGGCGGCCGATCACCGCGGCCGACGCGCTGGCCTCGTTGCGGCGGATCGCCGACCCGGACACCGGGGCGAGCGCCGCGCCGCTGCTGCGCGGTGTCGACCTCACCGCCAGCCGGGCGGTCTCGCCGACCGAGCTGGAGATCGTCCTGGGCGCGCCGGACTTCCTGTTCCCGCTGGTACTGGGGGCGCCCGGGACCGGGATCGTGCGCGACGGCGACGGCGCTGCCCCGATCGGCACCGGCGCGTTCCGGCCGCACCCGGTGGGCCCGGAGGTGCTGCTGCGGCACGACGCGCATTGGCTGGGCGCCGCGGCGTCGCCGGAGGTGCGGTTCCTGGTCGACGACGACGAGGAGCACCGCTACCAGTCGCTCCTCGACCGCCGGGTCGACTACGCGCACGATCTCTTCCCGCACAGCGTGCGCCGGATCATGGGACGGACCGGGACCCGGATCCTGTCCGCGCCCGGCTCGGCGACCCGGTTCCTGGAGGTCGGCAGCGGCCGCGCGGACCGGCTCGGCCGGGCCGACCTGGGCGGCGGCGACCCCGGGCCGGACGGTGGCGGGGCGCCCGGGGAGCTGTTCGACGATCCGCGGCTGCGCGAGGCGGTGCGGCTGGGCATCGACCGGGAGGCCCTGGTCCGCCGGGTGCTGCTGGATCTCGGTGCTCCCGGCGACGACCTGTTCGGGCCGGGACTGGAGTACCACCCGGCGGACGTCCCGCCGGTCGTCCGCGACGTCGGCCGGGCCTCCGAGCTGGTTGCCGCGGCGGGTGCCGCCGGGGTCACCGTCCCGCTGCTGTTCGATCCGTTCGATCCGCTGTCCCGGCCCGCGGCGGCCGTGATCGGCGAGCAGCTGGAGGAGATCGGGCTGTTCGCCGAGCTGCGCGAGCCGGACCCGACCGGTGCCGAGCCGACCCCGGGGATCGCGTTCCGCCGGGTGCCGGCGCAGCCGATCCCGCTGCAGCTGCGGGTCGCGGCGGACGGCAGTTCCCCGGTCCCGGGGCCGACCACCGGCGGGGACGGCGGCCGGGGTGTCGGCAGCGGTGTCGACAGGGGGATCGACAGGGCCACCGGGCCGGGCGGGTACCTCGGGCCGGACGGCAGCGTCGGACCGGAGGGGGACATCGGCCCCGACGGCGGCGTCGGCCCGGACGGTGAGCCGATCGGCCCGCCACCGGCGGAACGGCCGTTCGCCCCCCGCGAGGACGTCGCCCGGCTGTTGGCGGAGGCCACCGCCACCCCGGACGAGGCAGCCCGCTCCGACGCGTTGCGCCGCGCCCATGTGCTGTTGCGCGACGCGGCGACGGTCTGGGCGGACTGCGACGAGCACGTCGGGATCTCGGCCGATCTGGACGGGGTGGAGGCCGCCCGGCCGGACACCGCACGCTGGGCCCGGTTCGACCGCGCCCGGCTGGGGTGA
- a CDS encoding ABC transporter permease produces the protein MSAPAVAPAGRSAPAWRRAVRRIGVAGVALGVASVLVFALTALLPGETAEIVLGPDATDEQVQRLRAELGTDRPAVERFAGWAAGLVRGDLGNSLVTGRPVLEELTHRLGATVLLGGTALLVTVPLAVGIGVLAGRRPGRPVDRVSTGVVAALQAAPEFALGLLLVGLFSLQLGWLPATAGGGSLLTPAVLVLPVAVLVVSQLGRLSRQVRLGVVQADRSPHVTHLRRLGLTERVVLTRHVLPGGIAPALQQLARVSDGMLSGVVVVEALFALPGVGAGFVRAVQLRDVPLVQGYALLFAATTIVVNLMVDLVSARLTPVREENP, from the coding sequence GTGAGTGCACCGGCCGTGGCCCCGGCGGGCCGGAGCGCCCCGGCGTGGCGCCGGGCCGTCCGGCGGATCGGGGTCGCCGGCGTTGCGCTCGGTGTCGCGTCGGTGCTGGTCTTCGCGCTCACCGCGCTGTTGCCCGGCGAGACCGCCGAGATCGTGCTCGGTCCGGACGCCACCGACGAGCAGGTGCAGCGGCTGCGGGCCGAGCTGGGAACCGACCGGCCTGCCGTCGAGCGGTTCGCCGGCTGGGCCGCCGGGCTGGTGCGCGGCGATCTCGGGAACTCGCTGGTAACCGGCCGGCCGGTGCTCGAGGAGCTCACCCACCGGCTGGGTGCGACCGTGCTGCTGGGCGGGACGGCGCTGCTGGTGACCGTGCCGCTCGCGGTCGGCATCGGGGTACTCGCCGGGCGCCGGCCCGGCCGGCCGGTGGACCGGGTGTCCACCGGCGTCGTCGCCGCGTTGCAGGCCGCGCCGGAGTTCGCGCTCGGCCTGCTGCTGGTCGGGCTGTTCTCGCTGCAGCTCGGCTGGCTGCCCGCCACCGCGGGCGGCGGATCGCTGCTCACCCCGGCGGTGCTGGTGCTCCCGGTCGCGGTGCTGGTCGTCTCCCAGCTGGGACGGCTGTCCCGGCAGGTGCGACTCGGCGTCGTCCAGGCGGACCGGTCGCCGCACGTCACGCACCTGCGCAGGCTCGGCCTGACCGAACGCGTCGTGCTGACCCGGCACGTGCTGCCCGGCGGGATCGCGCCGGCGCTGCAGCAGCTCGCCCGGGTCAGCGACGGGATGCTCAGCGGCGTCGTCGTGGTGGAGGCGTTGTTCGCGCTGCCCGGCGTCGGGGCCGGGTTCGTCCGGGCCGTCCAACTGCGGGACGTGCCGCTCGTGCAGGGCTACGCGCTGTTGTTCGCGGCGACGACGATCGTGGTCAACCTGATGGTGGACCTGGTGTCCGCGCGGCTGACCCCGGTGCGGGAGGAGAACCCGTGA
- a CDS encoding ABC transporter permease subunit has translation MTALALLLVGVPLVLALAGPLLAPLLVSDAEPSPLLPPGPVHLLGTDALGRDVLQLALTGGTTVVLLTAGALALTYLAGVPLGLALAATSRRGLAALSQRALDMLLILPSLLLLMVLAGTGRRGIGWLLAAAAVVQLPAVVRLVRGAAAAPARRVALETMMLSGEPWWRIHLLETGRFVSGAVLVDAGTRAVLVLTLLASANFLGIGLPPDVVDWAVVIEQNTASLFLAPAALLVPAGLLISLAAGTNLLVDRVADRTGAVT, from the coding sequence GTGACCGCGCTCGCCCTGCTCCTGGTAGGGGTCCCGCTGGTGCTCGCGCTGGCCGGGCCGCTGCTCGCGCCGCTGCTGGTGTCCGACGCGGAGCCGTCGCCGCTACTGCCACCGGGGCCCGTGCACCTGCTCGGCACCGACGCGCTCGGCCGCGACGTGCTGCAGCTCGCCCTGACCGGCGGCACCACCGTGGTGCTGCTGACCGCGGGCGCACTGGCACTGACCTACCTCGCCGGGGTGCCGCTCGGGCTCGCGCTGGCCGCGACCTCGCGCCGCGGGCTCGCCGCGCTGTCCCAGCGCGCCCTGGACATGCTGCTGATCCTGCCGTCGCTGTTGCTGCTGATGGTGCTGGCCGGGACCGGGCGCCGCGGGATCGGCTGGCTGCTCGCCGCGGCCGCGGTGGTGCAGCTCCCGGCGGTGGTCCGGCTGGTGCGCGGCGCGGCGGCCGCCCCGGCCCGGCGGGTGGCGCTGGAGACGATGATGCTGTCCGGCGAACCGTGGTGGCGGATCCATCTGCTGGAGACCGGCCGGTTCGTCTCCGGCGCCGTGCTGGTCGACGCCGGCACCCGCGCCGTGCTCGTGCTGACCCTGCTGGCGAGCGCGAACTTCCTCGGCATCGGGCTGCCGCCGGACGTCGTCGACTGGGCGGTGGTAATCGAGCAGAACACCGCGTCGCTGTTCCTCGCGCCGGCCGCGCTGCTCGTCCCGGCCGGGCTGCTGATCTCCCTCGCCGCCGGGACGAACCTGCTGGTGGACCGGGTGGCCGACCGGACGGGTGCCGTGACATGA
- a CDS encoding ABC transporter ATP-binding protein, translating into MNRPGPAVVLEVRGLTATAGAAALLDDVGLTVEAGRVLAVLGPSGAGKSTLGLALLGESDTGVTLGGSVRTSGTELLGLGPAALRRARAGRVGHLPQHPGVVLDPVRRTGPVLDELAAIVHGSGRARRAARTAAVEDALERAGLGAEPRLALRFPHQLSGGQQQRMALAQTLVTAPDVVVLDEPTTGLDPVTTDAVVGRLAALAAGGTALVLLTHDLDTARRLADEVLLLDGGRVVRRGDPATVLGPPAPRPARPAPRTAGAPLLVVTGLGVRAADGTPLLSGVDLTLERGECLAVTGPSGAGKTTLGRALAGLAPHSGDVVVDGGRYGSGSGSGGSDSGGGSSSGGGGRGPRAVQYVHQDCRSAFLDHRPVLDQVARPAVLLRGLPVADARSDARALLERLGLSAETVARRPGELSGGQLQRASVARALLARPAVLIADEATSALDGAHRRLLLDELARARRDDGLAVLLISHDPATVAVADRVLALADGRIAGDAAEPAGAR; encoded by the coding sequence ATGAACCGGCCCGGCCCGGCCGTCGTGCTCGAGGTCCGCGGGCTCACCGCCACGGCGGGCGCGGCGGCCCTGCTCGACGATGTCGGTCTCACCGTCGAGGCGGGCCGGGTACTGGCCGTCCTCGGCCCGTCCGGGGCCGGGAAGTCCACCCTCGGGCTGGCGCTGCTCGGCGAGTCGGACACCGGCGTCACGCTCGGCGGCTCGGTCCGCACCAGCGGCACCGAGCTGCTCGGGCTCGGTCCGGCGGCGCTGCGGCGGGCCCGGGCCGGGCGGGTCGGGCACCTGCCGCAGCACCCGGGCGTCGTGCTCGATCCGGTCCGCCGGACCGGGCCGGTGCTCGACGAGCTGGCCGCGATCGTGCACGGCAGCGGCCGGGCCCGGCGGGCGGCCCGCACCGCCGCCGTCGAGGACGCCCTGGAGCGGGCCGGTCTGGGCGCCGAGCCACGGCTGGCGCTCCGGTTCCCGCATCAACTCTCCGGTGGGCAGCAGCAGCGGATGGCGCTGGCCCAGACCCTGGTGACCGCGCCCGACGTCGTCGTGCTCGACGAGCCGACCACCGGGCTGGACCCGGTCACCACCGACGCGGTGGTCGGGCGGCTCGCCGCCCTGGCCGCGGGCGGGACGGCACTGGTGCTGCTCACCCATGATCTGGACACCGCCCGCCGGCTGGCCGACGAGGTACTGCTGCTCGACGGCGGCCGGGTCGTCCGGCGGGGTGACCCGGCCACCGTGCTCGGGCCGCCGGCACCACGGCCGGCCCGGCCCGCTCCGCGCACGGCGGGCGCGCCGCTGCTCGTGGTGACCGGGCTGGGCGTCCGGGCGGCGGACGGCACCCCGCTGCTGTCCGGAGTGGATCTCACCCTGGAGCGGGGTGAGTGCCTCGCCGTCACCGGGCCGTCCGGTGCGGGGAAGACGACGCTCGGCCGGGCCCTCGCCGGACTTGCGCCGCACTCGGGGGACGTCGTCGTCGACGGCGGCAGGTACGGCAGCGGCAGCGGCAGCGGTGGCAGCGACAGCGGCGGTGGCAGCAGCAGCGGCGGTGGCGGCCGCGGCCCTCGCGCGGTGCAGTACGTGCACCAGGACTGCCGGTCGGCGTTCCTCGACCACCGGCCGGTGCTCGACCAGGTGGCCCGGCCCGCGGTGCTGCTGCGCGGGCTGCCGGTGGCCGACGCCCGGTCCGATGCCCGCGCCCTGCTGGAACGGTTGGGCCTGTCCGCGGAGACCGTCGCCCGGCGACCGGGCGAGCTGTCCGGCGGCCAGTTGCAGCGGGCGTCGGTCGCCAGGGCACTCCTCGCCCGCCCGGCGGTACTGATAGCCGACGAGGCGACGTCGGCGCTGGACGGCGCACACCGCAGGCTGCTGCTCGACGAGCTGGCCCGGGCCCGCCGCGACGACGGCCTGGCCGTGCTGCTGATCAGCCACGATCCGGCCACGGTCGCCGTGGCCGACCGGGTGCTGGCGCTGGCCGACGGCCGGATCGCCGGGGACGCGGCGGAGCCGGCGGGCGCCCGCTGA
- a CDS encoding ABC transporter substrate-binding protein yields MIPDISRRGFIVGGLGMAALTLAGCGGSPGSGTDRLRVAFASGGSQESLDPHVLPLYVDQARAKACFDTLVGWSQDMTPQPRLAESWESDPTGSRWRIVLRDARFHDGRPLTADDVLHSLRRIVDPDTTAIAAALFRDLDLTASRATSATELELVLNRPNFLFPLAWGAPGTEIVQQGATGFDSPVGTGPFRFGSFSPGGPALYTAFDDHWDGRPAIGELEFLPVDDEEARIGALLSGQVHYAHDLTPAGAARLDGDSRASALSAPAAANQFLVMRVDRPPFDDARLREAVRYGIDRDELVRVALLGRGRPGNDMFGQGLQYYPDVEQVVHDPDRARALITEAGAQGQAIELQTSGADPNFDAATTIVARQLTAIGLRVSARTLPSENYFRTIREQGVFSQNSTGSLPIPDYIGRRMLTSTPTYDFTGYRSPEIDRLYYDAIGTDDEAARATGFGRIMQLLRADSGGLVWAVRDWNVGVAAEVSGLEPARPNTFAWANFAGARLG; encoded by the coding sequence GTGATTCCAGACATCAGCCGGCGCGGGTTCATCGTGGGCGGCCTCGGGATGGCCGCACTGACCCTCGCCGGCTGCGGCGGCTCCCCCGGATCCGGGACGGACCGGCTGCGGGTCGCCTTCGCGTCCGGTGGTTCCCAGGAGTCGCTGGATCCGCACGTGCTTCCGCTCTATGTCGACCAGGCCCGCGCGAAGGCGTGCTTCGACACCCTCGTCGGCTGGTCCCAGGACATGACCCCGCAGCCCCGGCTCGCGGAGTCCTGGGAGAGCGACCCCACGGGCAGCCGCTGGCGGATCGTGCTGCGCGACGCGCGCTTCCACGACGGCAGGCCGCTGACCGCCGACGACGTCCTGCACTCGCTGCGGCGGATCGTCGATCCGGACACCACCGCGATCGCCGCCGCCCTGTTCCGCGACCTGGACCTCACCGCGTCCCGCGCGACCTCGGCCACCGAGCTGGAGCTCGTCCTGAACCGGCCGAACTTCCTGTTCCCTCTGGCCTGGGGTGCGCCGGGCACCGAGATCGTGCAGCAGGGCGCGACCGGCTTCGACTCCCCGGTGGGCACCGGGCCGTTCCGGTTCGGCTCGTTCAGCCCCGGCGGCCCCGCGCTCTACACCGCGTTCGACGACCACTGGGACGGCCGGCCCGCGATCGGCGAGCTGGAGTTCCTGCCGGTCGACGACGAGGAGGCCCGGATCGGCGCGCTGCTGTCCGGCCAGGTCCACTACGCGCACGATCTCACCCCGGCCGGGGCCGCCCGGCTGGACGGTGACAGCCGCGCGAGCGCGCTGTCCGCACCGGCTGCGGCCAACCAGTTCCTGGTGATGCGGGTGGACCGTCCGCCGTTCGACGACGCCCGGCTGCGCGAGGCGGTCCGGTACGGCATCGACCGCGACGAGCTGGTCCGGGTCGCGCTGCTCGGCCGGGGCCGGCCCGGCAACGACATGTTCGGCCAGGGCCTGCAGTACTACCCGGACGTCGAGCAGGTCGTGCACGACCCGGACCGGGCCCGCGCGCTGATCACCGAGGCCGGCGCGCAGGGCCAGGCGATCGAGCTGCAGACCAGCGGCGCCGATCCGAACTTCGACGCCGCCACCACGATCGTCGCCCGGCAGCTCACGGCGATCGGGCTGCGGGTGAGCGCCCGCACGCTGCCCTCGGAGAACTACTTCAGGACCATCCGGGAGCAGGGCGTGTTCTCCCAGAACAGCACCGGATCGCTGCCGATCCCGGACTACATCGGCCGCCGGATGCTGACCAGCACCCCGACCTACGACTTCACCGGCTACCGCAGCCCGGAGATCGACCGGCTCTACTACGACGCCATCGGGACCGACGACGAGGCGGCCCGGGCCACCGGGTTCGGCCGGATCATGCAGCTGCTCCGCGCCGACTCCGGCGGCCTGGTGTGGGCGGTGCGGGACTGGAACGTCGGCGTCGCCGCGGAGGTGTCCGGATTGGAGCCGGCCCGGCCCAACACCTTCGCCTGGGCCAACTTCGCCGGCGCCCGGCTCGGCTGA
- a CDS encoding class I SAM-dependent methyltransferase, with the protein MPVTADLDAEGWLRRWDAQQERYVPDREELFGLALDAVAGLEAAPGRLLDLGCGPGSLASRAAARFPDAEIVGVDVDPVMLELARRTTGDRVRWVDADLAAPDWSDPLGGPFDAIVSATALHWLQESALPALADRLAGLLRPGGVFVNVDTLLADPAAPRLAALTRRLREERTARGLATGEDFRTWWDALSAEPALAAEFAERERRFAGHVAGGSSLPAWEDALRRAGFAEVSTLTQTFDRRMLVALR; encoded by the coding sequence TTGCCGGTTACCGCCGATCTCGATGCCGAGGGCTGGCTGCGCCGCTGGGACGCCCAGCAGGAGCGCTACGTCCCCGATCGCGAGGAGCTGTTCGGGCTGGCGCTGGACGCCGTCGCCGGCCTCGAAGCCGCTCCGGGACGGCTGCTCGACCTGGGCTGCGGTCCCGGTTCGCTGGCGTCCCGGGCGGCGGCCCGGTTCCCCGATGCCGAGATCGTCGGCGTGGACGTCGATCCCGTGATGCTCGAGCTCGCCCGGCGCACCACCGGTGACCGGGTGCGCTGGGTGGACGCCGATCTCGCCGCCCCGGACTGGTCCGACCCGCTCGGTGGCCCGTTCGACGCGATCGTCTCGGCGACGGCGTTGCACTGGCTGCAGGAGTCCGCGCTGCCGGCGCTCGCGGACCGGCTGGCCGGTCTGCTGCGTCCCGGCGGGGTGTTCGTGAACGTCGACACGCTCCTCGCCGACCCGGCTGCACCCAGGCTCGCGGCACTGACCCGGCGACTGCGCGAGGAGCGGACGGCCCGCGGGCTCGCCACCGGCGAGGACTTCCGCACCTGGTGGGACGCGCTGTCGGCCGAGCCGGCGCTGGCCGCCGAGTTCGCCGAGCGGGAGCGCCGGTTCGCCGGTCACGTCGCCGGCGGGTCCTCGCTCCCGGCCTGGGAGGACGCGCTGCGCCGGGCCGGGTTCGCCGAGGTCTCGACGCTCACCCAGACCTTCGACCGGCGGATGCTGGTCGCGCTGCGCTGA
- a CDS encoding class I SAM-dependent methyltransferase, whose amino-acid sequence MTVPDGYTTAMRSLWSGADYRPLSSLLAPAARDLVDAVAPGGTEQVLDVAAGTGSAALELRERGAAVLATDLAPRMVELGRERTAGTGIVWLEGDAEDLPLPDGVADVVVSSFGMIFAPRPEVVLAELRRVLVPGGRLGFTAWTPDGFMGRMSTVMRTHTGTPPGVADPLDWGRPEAVEQRLSGFTGIRIAERGLPWHFDSPAAMTTFLRRHSPAHAAAAAGPVGRATAMFDDIEALAGAPDRPVRLDAGYLVVDATLPSR is encoded by the coding sequence GTGACCGTTCCCGATGGATACACGACCGCGATGCGCAGCCTCTGGAGCGGCGCGGACTATCGGCCCCTCTCCAGCCTGCTCGCCCCGGCCGCCCGCGACCTGGTCGACGCCGTCGCGCCCGGAGGCACGGAGCAGGTGCTCGACGTCGCCGCGGGCACCGGCAGCGCCGCCCTGGAGCTCCGGGAACGGGGCGCCGCGGTGCTCGCGACCGATCTCGCACCCCGGATGGTCGAGCTCGGCCGGGAGCGGACCGCGGGGACCGGCATCGTCTGGCTGGAGGGCGACGCCGAGGACCTGCCACTGCCCGACGGCGTCGCCGACGTCGTCGTGTCGAGCTTCGGGATGATCTTCGCTCCCCGGCCGGAGGTCGTGCTGGCCGAACTGCGGCGGGTGCTCGTGCCCGGCGGGCGACTGGGGTTCACGGCGTGGACGCCGGACGGGTTCATGGGGCGGATGAGCACCGTCATGCGGACACACACCGGCACCCCGCCGGGGGTCGCGGACCCGCTGGACTGGGGGCGCCCGGAAGCCGTGGAGCAGCGGCTGTCCGGGTTCACCGGGATCCGGATCGCCGAACGCGGCCTCCCGTGGCACTTCGACTCGCCGGCGGCGATGACCACCTTCCTGCGCAGGCACTCCCCCGCGCACGCCGCCGCGGCGGCCGGGCCGGTCGGGCGCGCGACGGCGATGTTCGACGACATCGAGGCACTCGCCGGTGCACCGGACAGGCCGGTGCGGCTCGACGCGGGATATCTCGTCGTCGACGCGACCCTGCCGTCCCGCTGA